In Pseudoalteromonas sp. NC201, a single window of DNA contains:
- a CDS encoding NADP-binding protein, whose product MKVLNRSLVVLGAGWLGEALCREAELQGWQIEGTRTQASEMHSWSRQLVLTENGTLAHSISLHSAYWVCAIPPRARYVDSNYLETLEQALLLAKKMSAAGFLLCSTTGVYSTENGEYDEQGKLADKANLRVDILRTAEEMVLNAGGKVVRLAGLQGPGREPGRFVAGKALSSSANGRVNMVHRGDVVTAINTVIVQWHDAADIYNVCYPAHPTRQAFYQYHCEKLGTKMPSFASSKEEARIIKAERITELGFAYHHPIVNESELG is encoded by the coding sequence ATGAAAGTATTAAATCGCAGTCTGGTGGTACTGGGCGCGGGTTGGCTCGGTGAAGCGTTGTGTCGCGAAGCTGAGTTGCAAGGGTGGCAAATAGAAGGCACCAGAACCCAAGCTAGCGAGATGCATAGCTGGTCAAGGCAGCTGGTCTTAACTGAAAATGGCACCTTAGCGCACTCAATTTCTTTACACAGCGCGTATTGGGTGTGTGCGATCCCACCAAGAGCTAGGTATGTCGATAGTAACTATTTAGAAACGCTAGAACAGGCATTGTTACTTGCAAAGAAGATGTCAGCAGCAGGTTTCTTATTGTGTTCGACCACTGGCGTTTATAGCACCGAAAATGGTGAATATGATGAACAAGGTAAGTTAGCGGATAAAGCCAACCTGCGTGTTGATATACTAAGAACTGCTGAAGAGATGGTGCTTAACGCAGGCGGTAAAGTTGTGCGCTTAGCAGGTCTTCAAGGTCCCGGTAGGGAGCCTGGGCGATTTGTAGCAGGAAAAGCCTTGTCTAGCTCAGCGAATGGTAGAGTGAATATGGTTCATCGCGGTGATGTTGTTACTGCAATCAATACCGTGATCGTGCAGTGGCATGATGCTGCAGACATTTATAATGTTTGCTATCCAGCGCACCCCACGAGACAGGCGTTTTATCAATATCACTGTGAAAAGTTAGGGACTAAGATGCCAAGTTTCGCTTCGTCAAAAGAAGAAGCGCGCATTATCAAAGCCGAGCGTATTACCGAACTCGGCTTTGCCTATCATCATCCGATTGTTAATGAATCTGAGTTAGGCTGA
- a CDS encoding methyl-accepting chemotaxis protein, producing the protein MLENLSLRKKILLLIGGTISVLLIIASSFFVSHIATLSRDGIERETQSYIQAEKLAMEAFFGQYGKVVETFVSTPHNIHWFENYNTRGADLTKDKDYQEVNEDLVRIAKGDENILSAFIASANTGEYFKENDRTSAYSDGRPYYAYQRPWWQDTLDVGKLYVGPIATDINTGAVSAVIRQPIYNNAGKLVAMGGVDLQINKLNDMVERIKFQDKGFGFLLDGDLNVVHLSKRTGHSLSTTDEGEKGKEGLDGLESQFSNTSGFDALNAAIKRNPVGNSTVTFKGEAYYVVYDNVKLDNPLLDWHVGLLIPVSLIEAPVNDAVMSTITALIIILAIIVAMILLATQMITKPIVALTETMRDIASGEGDLTRRIDITSKDEVGQLALHMNTFIDKLRAMMLDTAAQAEQLSNASAQLREVSNNTNSEIQREKEQVDSVSAAVTEMAATVTEISRNAQETNQAADVVQRITNEGAGRSSQAQEVMTELALHIGEAAKVVAGLEQETSNIGAVIDVINGIAEQTNLLALNAAIEAARAGEQGRGFAVVADEVRSLASRTQESTDDIRNMISRLQQIAQQASVMMQQGQDRAEGTVEETQAVLDALKEITESVTTVQDQSHQIATSTEQQTVVAEDINNSLNQINELVNSTANHANVLADEARDLNDLAKALNSTVNQFKL; encoded by the coding sequence ATGCTTGAGAATTTATCCCTTAGAAAGAAAATATTGCTGCTAATTGGCGGCACCATTTCCGTATTATTAATTATTGCATCAAGCTTTTTCGTCAGCCATATTGCAACGCTCTCTCGAGATGGAATTGAACGAGAAACGCAAAGCTATATTCAAGCCGAAAAATTGGCGATGGAAGCATTCTTTGGCCAATACGGTAAAGTAGTTGAAACCTTTGTTTCTACGCCTCACAACATTCATTGGTTTGAAAATTATAATACCCGTGGCGCCGATCTGACTAAAGATAAAGACTATCAAGAGGTCAATGAAGACTTAGTTAGAATCGCCAAAGGTGATGAAAATATTCTCTCAGCCTTTATTGCCTCAGCAAACACCGGTGAATATTTTAAAGAAAATGATCGTACATCAGCATATTCAGATGGTCGACCTTACTACGCCTATCAGCGCCCATGGTGGCAGGATACGCTTGATGTAGGTAAATTGTATGTCGGTCCAATTGCCACCGATATCAATACCGGTGCGGTGTCTGCTGTGATCCGTCAACCTATCTACAATAACGCCGGCAAACTCGTCGCCATGGGTGGCGTCGACTTACAGATCAATAAATTGAACGATATGGTTGAACGTATCAAGTTTCAAGATAAAGGTTTTGGCTTTTTGCTCGATGGTGATTTAAATGTTGTGCATTTATCCAAGCGTACTGGTCATTCACTCTCTACCACAGATGAAGGCGAGAAAGGCAAAGAAGGTTTAGATGGCCTTGAATCCCAGTTTTCCAATACATCAGGCTTTGACGCTCTAAATGCCGCTATCAAGCGTAACCCCGTTGGCAATAGTACAGTCACGTTCAAAGGGGAAGCGTATTATGTTGTTTATGACAATGTGAAATTAGACAACCCCCTATTGGATTGGCACGTTGGCCTACTTATTCCGGTGTCGCTGATCGAAGCGCCTGTAAATGACGCCGTAATGAGCACAATCACAGCCTTGATTATTATCTTAGCCATTATCGTGGCAATGATCTTGCTCGCCACGCAAATGATCACCAAACCGATTGTAGCGCTTACCGAAACCATGCGAGACATCGCATCAGGTGAAGGCGACCTAACTAGACGTATCGATATCACCAGTAAAGATGAAGTTGGTCAACTCGCGCTGCATATGAATACCTTCATCGATAAACTTAGAGCAATGATGCTCGATACCGCAGCACAAGCTGAACAATTAAGTAATGCTTCCGCCCAATTGCGTGAAGTATCAAACAATACTAACAGCGAAATTCAGCGCGAAAAAGAACAGGTAGATAGCGTAAGCGCGGCAGTGACCGAGATGGCAGCCACTGTGACTGAAATCTCACGTAATGCACAAGAGACCAACCAAGCCGCTGATGTCGTACAACGTATTACCAATGAAGGTGCAGGACGTTCATCACAAGCCCAAGAAGTCATGACTGAACTAGCACTCCATATTGGTGAGGCCGCAAAAGTGGTTGCCGGACTTGAACAAGAAACCAGTAACATAGGTGCTGTTATCGATGTGATTAACGGTATTGCTGAACAAACGAACTTACTGGCACTCAATGCCGCCATAGAAGCCGCCAGAGCGGGCGAGCAAGGTCGAGGCTTTGCGGTGGTTGCTGATGAAGTCAGATCGCTTGCAAGCCGCACGCAAGAGTCTACCGATGACATTCGTAATATGATCTCTCGTTTACAGCAAATTGCACAACAAGCTTCAGTGATGATGCAGCAAGGTCAAGACCGCGCAGAGGGGACCGTAGAGGAAACGCAAGCCGTGCTTGATGCCTTAAAAGAAATCACAGAGTCGGTCACGACAGTACAAGACCAGAGCCATCAAATTGCGACATCAACAGAGCAGCAAACCGTTGTTGCAGAAGATATTAACAATAGTCTTAACCAAATTAATGAGCTCGTTAATAGCACGGCCAACCACGCCAATGTACTGGCAGATGAAGCCCGTGACTTGAACGACTTAGCCAAGGCGCTGAACTCAACAGTCAACCAATTTAAGCTTTAA
- the hemN gene encoding oxygen-independent coproporphyrinogen III oxidase has protein sequence MINLPIWNDSLINKYNISGPRYTSYPTALSLESGYSQKELQAAITGSKSRSLSLYIHIPFCHQLCYYCGCNKIITRHQSKADVYLDYLAQEIAAKALLFSEYRVEQLHLGGGTPTFLTTEQMTRLIEMLNSAFNFSQSAQRGIEIDPRSLAPNMMRHLHELGFNRVSFGVQDFNDEVQAAVNRPQHLDEVLAILTEARTLGFKSINMDMIYGLPFQTVESYKQTIEQLIALSPDRVSVFNYAHLPDRFAAQRKLKEADMPSAGEKLEIFKQTLEQMTTAGYQFIGMDHFAKKDDELAVAQNEGHLHRNFQGYTTHGECDLLGLGVSSISQIGHMILQNEKELKPYYHALSDKRCAITKGITLSGDDEIRAAVIKQLICHFELDKKVFEQRYDINFDEYFDQALNALEPLAADGLVELNEHSIKVTSNGNLFIRIICMCFDAYLQNQVKNTRFSRVI, from the coding sequence GTGATTAATTTACCTATTTGGAATGATTCCCTTATCAACAAGTACAATATATCTGGTCCTAGATATACCTCATATCCAACGGCCTTATCGCTTGAGTCTGGTTATAGCCAAAAAGAGTTACAAGCGGCTATTACGGGCTCTAAATCTCGTTCACTCTCGCTGTATATTCATATCCCTTTTTGTCATCAACTATGTTACTACTGTGGCTGTAATAAAATCATTACTCGTCATCAATCCAAAGCTGACGTTTACCTAGATTACTTAGCGCAAGAAATCGCAGCAAAAGCGCTGCTATTTTCTGAGTATCGTGTAGAACAACTTCATTTAGGCGGTGGTACACCAACTTTCTTAACTACAGAGCAAATGACACGTCTAATCGAAATGCTCAATAGTGCATTTAACTTCTCTCAAAGTGCACAGCGTGGTATTGAAATAGACCCAAGATCACTTGCACCAAATATGATGCGTCACCTACACGAGCTCGGATTTAATCGTGTGTCTTTTGGCGTACAAGATTTTAATGATGAAGTACAAGCTGCGGTAAACCGCCCACAGCATCTAGATGAAGTGCTGGCTATCTTAACTGAAGCGAGAACGCTCGGTTTTAAATCTATTAATATGGATATGATCTATGGGTTACCATTTCAAACAGTAGAGAGCTACAAGCAAACGATTGAGCAACTTATTGCGCTTTCTCCCGATAGAGTCTCTGTATTTAACTATGCCCATCTTCCGGATAGATTTGCAGCACAGCGAAAGCTAAAAGAGGCCGACATGCCAAGTGCGGGAGAAAAACTTGAGATCTTTAAGCAAACACTGGAACAGATGACCACTGCTGGATATCAATTCATCGGTATGGATCACTTCGCCAAAAAAGACGATGAGCTAGCTGTGGCGCAAAATGAAGGGCATCTACACCGTAATTTTCAAGGCTATACCACTCATGGCGAGTGCGACCTGTTAGGTCTTGGTGTGTCATCCATTTCTCAAATTGGTCATATGATCTTGCAAAATGAGAAAGAGTTAAAACCTTATTATCATGCTTTAAGTGATAAAAGATGTGCGATCACTAAAGGGATAACCTTAAGTGGTGATGATGAAATACGCGCGGCTGTGATCAAACAGCTTATTTGTCATTTTGAGTTAGATAAAAAGGTGTTCGAGCAACGTTATGATATAAATTTTGACGAATATTTCGATCAAGCACTTAACGCTCTAGAGCCGCTAGCAGCAGATGGACTGGTAGAGCTGAATGAACACTCCATAAAAGTCACAAGTAACGGCAATTTGTTTATTCGCATCATCTGCATGTGCTTTGATGCTTACTTACAAAACCAAGTCAAAAACACCCGCTTCTCTCGCGTTATTTAA
- a CDS encoding IS110 family transposase: MTQSNLIAIDLAKNIFQVAQLKGNKLKFNKPMKREPMFELLAKAEGSKVVMEACGSAQLIARKALSLGHDVMLLPPKFVKAFRQGQKTDANDVLAIASASQAYNVKPCKIMTVEEQTLQSLSQARTLVDKQKTQLSNQIRGLLLEFGIVINQGDAALTQVVPDILEDAENALPIALKQALAVSYDLYKTQCDAKAQLHKQVEAITKQNESCQRLMALEGVGPITAIELLSFLGNTSQFSNARGAAACAGVTPTQHSSGGKAKIGHIPKRRGNTLRKNLFLGARTVVSRLKHKEATTEKERWIKNLLTKKSVKCVAIALANKTVRTAYALLKNGSTYEPKILAV, encoded by the coding sequence ATGACACAGTCTAATTTAATTGCTATCGACTTGGCAAAAAACATTTTCCAGGTGGCGCAGCTGAAAGGCAATAAACTCAAGTTTAATAAGCCAATGAAACGCGAACCTATGTTTGAGTTGCTAGCAAAAGCCGAGGGTTCAAAGGTCGTGATGGAAGCTTGTGGTAGCGCCCAGCTTATTGCTCGCAAAGCGCTGTCGCTGGGGCATGATGTCATGTTGCTTCCCCCTAAGTTCGTTAAAGCGTTTAGGCAAGGCCAAAAAACCGATGCAAACGATGTTCTCGCCATTGCCAGTGCAAGCCAAGCATATAACGTAAAGCCCTGTAAAATCATGACAGTTGAAGAGCAAACGTTGCAGTCATTGAGCCAAGCGAGAACCTTAGTAGATAAACAAAAGACTCAGCTTTCAAATCAAATACGTGGATTGCTATTAGAGTTTGGTATTGTTATTAATCAAGGCGATGCTGCGTTAACACAAGTCGTTCCAGATATTTTAGAAGATGCTGAAAATGCGCTCCCCATCGCATTAAAACAAGCACTCGCGGTGAGTTATGACCTATATAAAACACAATGCGACGCTAAAGCACAGCTACATAAACAAGTTGAAGCGATAACCAAGCAAAATGAGAGCTGCCAGCGTTTAATGGCATTAGAAGGTGTTGGCCCAATTACCGCGATAGAGCTGTTATCCTTTTTAGGCAATACCTCACAATTTAGTAATGCCAGAGGGGCGGCGGCATGTGCTGGTGTAACACCGACACAGCACTCATCAGGCGGAAAAGCCAAGATAGGCCATATCCCCAAAAGACGAGGCAATACATTAAGGAAAAACCTGTTTCTCGGTGCAAGAACGGTAGTCAGTAGGCTAAAACATAAAGAAGCGACCACAGAGAAAGAACGCTGGATAAAAAATCTACTCACCAAGAAAAGCGTGAAATGTGTTGCCATTGCATTGGCCAACAAAACGGTTAGAACAGCCTATGCCTTACTTAAAAACGGCTCAACATACGAGCCAAAAATCTTAGCGGTGTAG
- a CDS encoding RNA recognition motif domain-containing protein has protein sequence MKSFDHKAILITLVIAVASFFIVDLALSSTQLDAALMLAVGIIIGGVISQFLKSDTQQEKQSNLSTTTLYVGNLPYRANEHVVRELFEEQGQVFSVRLLKDKNTGKRRGFGFVEMSKQDAEKAITQLNEREFQQRTLKVREAKQKPEGEMDHSPA, from the coding sequence ATGAAGTCTTTTGATCATAAAGCAATTTTGATCACTTTGGTTATTGCAGTAGCGAGCTTTTTCATTGTTGATCTTGCATTAAGCTCTACTCAGCTCGACGCTGCTCTTATGCTTGCCGTAGGTATTATCATCGGTGGCGTAATAAGCCAGTTTTTAAAAAGTGATACACAACAAGAAAAACAATCAAACTTATCAACCACTACATTATATGTAGGTAATCTACCATATCGAGCCAACGAACATGTTGTCCGCGAGCTTTTCGAAGAGCAAGGGCAAGTATTTTCAGTTCGCCTACTTAAGGATAAAAACACAGGCAAACGACGTGGTTTTGGTTTTGTTGAGATGTCTAAGCAAGATGCAGAAAAGGCGATTACTCAACTCAATGAACGTGAATTTCAACAGCGTACATTAAAAGTAAGAGAAGCAAAGCAAAAGCCTGAAGGTGAGATGGATCACTCACCCGCTTAA
- the murI gene encoding glutamate racemase: MSHILVFDSGIGGTSVLSHLKVCLQGGSFSYVMDNAFLPYGLQPQELIKSRIKGLIRWQQQYLGNVDLIVIACNTASTYALEEARKHTQIPIIGVVPAVKPAASSSKTKHIALLATPATSNNAYTHKLIMDFTSGCKVETLHSTELVRIAEHFYWHNELDKEALCAEIDRLYIPATVDRLVLGCTHFPLIAHDIKNCLQKHVELVDSGKAIANRAVSLLGSQIVVGEKVPSASEVRFYATAPVMGSKEVISIINLNKD, encoded by the coding sequence TTGTCGCATATTTTGGTTTTCGATTCGGGGATCGGTGGCACCAGTGTGCTGTCGCACTTAAAGGTATGTTTGCAGGGGGGTTCATTTAGTTATGTTATGGACAACGCTTTTCTCCCATATGGCCTTCAGCCTCAAGAGCTAATCAAATCACGTATCAAGGGACTTATTCGTTGGCAACAGCAATACTTGGGCAATGTTGATCTTATCGTTATTGCATGTAATACCGCTTCAACATACGCGTTGGAAGAAGCCAGAAAACATACCCAGATTCCAATTATAGGTGTTGTTCCTGCTGTTAAGCCTGCTGCGTCTAGTTCAAAGACCAAGCACATCGCACTATTGGCAACACCGGCAACGTCAAATAATGCTTATACACATAAGCTCATCATGGATTTTACCTCAGGTTGTAAAGTTGAAACTTTGCATTCAACGGAGCTTGTAAGGATCGCTGAGCACTTTTATTGGCATAACGAGTTGGATAAAGAGGCACTTTGCGCGGAAATAGACCGGCTTTACATTCCAGCCACTGTTGATAGGCTAGTGTTGGGATGTACACATTTTCCGTTGATAGCTCACGATATCAAGAATTGCTTACAGAAGCATGTGGAGCTGGTTGATTCTGGCAAAGCAATAGCCAATCGCGCAGTGTCATTGTTGGGAAGTCAAATAGTAGTAGGAGAAAAGGTGCCGAGTGCATCGGAAGTGCGTTTCTATGCAACGGCACCAGTAATGGGTAGTAAAGAAGTAATCTCTATTATTAATTTAAATAAAGATTAA
- a CDS encoding DUF5610 domain-containing protein, whose translation MKIGQLNQLLNPAMQHKPGKSKGIGPNIQINSDSYAGNKSKLAAKILDDKLAEALGIEKPTQDKKDKPLFDFESIVKNVLDFVQGAVKKAKVDGKNDDELKSMLDGARKGVLQGIDEASEELKGTGAFNSDIEDGIEKSREGIFKGLDDFEKELFEEKSPKALAISAAQFASLSNQAEYAFTTAEGDEVVISFSDAYAQGAAASVAQKGNDYGMAYGTKSSHEVSFSIKVNGELNEEEQQAINDMMEDIRNVSDSFFGGEYDEAFDLAKSLSLNSDQITNFTMDLRQSKTSAAIAQYQQGNPMKDLEKAFMPLNKQLADVQEQAKGLNADNELPNLLAWMNEGQSRLNEFLDYASSFFSKLNELNKEQVEQKQTS comes from the coding sequence ATGAAAATCGGGCAATTAAATCAGTTGCTCAATCCAGCGATGCAGCATAAGCCTGGAAAGAGCAAAGGGATAGGACCAAATATCCAAATTAATTCGGACAGCTATGCGGGGAATAAATCTAAGCTAGCAGCTAAAATTCTTGATGATAAGCTTGCAGAAGCGTTGGGGATTGAGAAGCCGACACAAGATAAAAAAGACAAGCCACTATTTGATTTTGAATCTATTGTCAAAAATGTACTCGATTTTGTTCAGGGGGCAGTGAAGAAAGCCAAAGTCGACGGCAAAAATGATGACGAATTGAAATCCATGCTAGATGGGGCACGTAAGGGCGTGCTACAGGGTATTGATGAAGCCAGCGAAGAGTTAAAAGGCACGGGCGCTTTCAATTCCGACATCGAAGATGGTATTGAAAAATCACGAGAAGGGATTTTTAAAGGTTTAGATGATTTTGAAAAAGAATTGTTTGAAGAAAAATCGCCAAAGGCATTAGCGATCAGTGCCGCACAGTTTGCGAGCCTTTCTAATCAGGCTGAATATGCATTTACTACAGCTGAAGGGGATGAAGTCGTTATTTCATTCTCCGATGCGTATGCTCAGGGAGCCGCTGCGAGTGTCGCGCAAAAAGGTAATGATTATGGCATGGCATATGGCACTAAGTCCTCTCATGAGGTTAGTTTCTCAATTAAGGTAAATGGTGAGCTGAACGAAGAGGAGCAGCAGGCAATTAACGATATGATGGAAGATATCCGTAATGTCAGTGATTCTTTTTTCGGTGGTGAATACGATGAAGCTTTCGATTTGGCAAAGTCGCTTAGCTTAAACTCAGATCAGATCACTAATTTCACGATGGATTTAAGACAAAGTAAAACATCTGCTGCGATTGCTCAATATCAGCAAGGCAATCCAATGAAAGACTTAGAGAAGGCATTTATGCCACTGAATAAGCAGTTAGCAGATGTGCAAGAGCAAGCTAAGGGACTCAATGCCGATAATGAGTTGCCAAACCTGCTTGCTTGGATGAATGAAGGTCAGTCGAGACTAAATGAATTTTTGGATTATGCTAGTAGCTTTTTTAGTAAACTGAATGAACTAAATAAAGAGCAAGTTGAGCAAAAACAAACAAGCTAA
- the trmA gene encoding tRNA (uridine(54)-C5)-methyltransferase TrmA has translation MAVIKIDDSAYEQQLADKAERITTQFAQFDAPALEVYESATRHYRQRCEFRVWHEGEDLFHIMFDQQTKEKIRVDSFDPGAPLVNEMMQVMIHQLKGNEILRRKLFQIDYLTTLSGEVLISLLYHKQLDEAWQTAMQTLRAELQQTYKVDFIGRARKQKVVFGNDYVTEKLSVNGKEYIYQQVENSFTQPNAEVNQKMLAWAQSISEPLSNDLLELYCGNGNFSIALAGSFNKVLATEISKSSVKSAQFNIAANKVDNLDIIRMSSEEFTQAMKGQKFSRLDGIDLQSYDCQTILVDPPRAGMDELTCRLVSNYDNIIYISCNPDTLERDLALLCETHKIARMAIFDQFPYTHHIESGVYLVRK, from the coding sequence ATGGCAGTAATAAAAATTGATGATTCAGCATACGAGCAACAGTTAGCAGATAAAGCTGAGCGTATCACAACACAATTTGCACAGTTTGATGCACCTGCACTTGAAGTGTATGAATCTGCAACTCGCCATTACCGCCAGCGCTGTGAATTTAGAGTATGGCATGAGGGTGAAGATCTGTTTCACATCATGTTTGACCAGCAAACAAAAGAAAAGATCCGTGTTGATAGCTTTGATCCTGGTGCGCCGCTTGTCAATGAAATGATGCAGGTGATGATACATCAGCTGAAAGGCAACGAAATATTGCGTCGTAAACTGTTTCAGATCGACTACCTCACGACACTGAGTGGTGAAGTACTGATCAGCTTGCTTTATCACAAGCAGTTAGATGAAGCGTGGCAAACCGCGATGCAGACATTGAGAGCCGAGTTGCAACAAACCTATAAAGTTGATTTTATCGGTCGTGCTAGAAAACAAAAGGTTGTGTTTGGCAACGACTATGTAACTGAGAAACTAAGCGTTAACGGTAAAGAGTATATTTATCAGCAGGTTGAGAACAGCTTTACGCAACCGAATGCGGAAGTGAATCAGAAAATGCTAGCTTGGGCGCAGTCCATCAGTGAACCGCTAAGCAACGATCTACTTGAGCTTTATTGTGGTAACGGTAACTTTTCAATTGCATTGGCTGGTTCATTCAATAAAGTGCTGGCTACGGAGATCTCTAAATCATCAGTAAAGTCTGCACAATTTAATATTGCAGCAAACAAAGTCGATAACTTAGATATTATTCGCATGTCGAGTGAAGAGTTTACACAAGCCATGAAAGGGCAGAAGTTTTCTCGATTAGATGGTATTGATTTACAGTCCTATGATTGCCAAACGATTCTTGTCGACCCGCCTCGTGCTGGTATGGATGAATTAACCTGTCGCTTAGTCAGCAACTACGACAACATTATTTATATCTCATGTAATCCAGACACATTAGAGCGTGATTTAGCCTTGTTATGTGAAACACATAAAATCGCACGCATGGCAATTTTCGATCAGTTCCCTTATACCCATCATATTGAATCTGGCGTTTACTTAGTGAGAAAGTGA
- a CDS encoding DUF523 domain-containing protein, whose protein sequence is MFKVLVSSCLLGYPVRYDASSQSLQDNTLQYWRQKNWVLPLCPEVSGGLPTPRPSAEIADGKVLSKQGDDFTTAFELGAKKALAACLQHDIKFALLKESSPSCGSNLIYDGSHTGKKIVGQGLTASLLQQSGIQVFSETQLPALITAMAASR, encoded by the coding sequence ATGTTTAAAGTTTTAGTTTCTAGCTGTTTATTAGGTTATCCGGTGAGGTATGACGCCTCTTCACAAAGCCTTCAAGACAATACGTTGCAGTATTGGCGGCAAAAAAATTGGGTCTTACCGCTGTGCCCCGAAGTATCTGGTGGTTTACCAACACCTCGCCCATCGGCTGAAATAGCAGATGGTAAAGTTTTGAGTAAACAAGGGGATGATTTTACCACCGCGTTTGAACTCGGTGCTAAAAAAGCGCTAGCGGCTTGTCTTCAGCACGATATAAAGTTTGCGTTGTTAAAAGAGTCCAGTCCGTCTTGCGGCAGCAATCTGATTTACGATGGTAGTCATACAGGTAAAAAAATAGTAGGGCAGGGGCTAACGGCGTCTTTATTACAGCAATCCGGTATTCAAGTCTTTAGCGAAACTCAACTGCCAGCACTTATCACAGCGATGGCAGCCAGTCGTTAA